The Candidatus Aramenus sp. CH1 genome includes a region encoding these proteins:
- a CDS encoding glycosyltransferase family 2 protein gives MKVSVIIPTLNSAGTIENALKSIKEQSIPAEIIVVDSMSTDGTAEIAEKYGIVIRQKSNRLSARIIGAINATGDFILNMDSDQFLAKGTLERALKTEKRITVLEEVSVGHGVIAKLNKLDKEIVHRHWKENLDPITGAIKPRFYEKALLLQVYKKIDSLADKLTMYEDAIVYYEAFRLSNSSIHDIGYVEKAIYHLEEDSLIRFMKKWYKYGKTARFLKQTKYDFFLKNRGVRKGNLMEKIGLLPLTLIKGIPYFLGLYLS, from the coding sequence ATGAAGGTAAGTGTTATCATACCAACTCTTAACTCCGCTGGAACTATTGAAAATGCTCTAAAGTCAATAAAGGAGCAGAGCATTCCTGCTGAGATTATAGTAGTTGATAGCATGTCAACTGATGGAACAGCGGAAATTGCAGAGAAATATGGGATAGTAATAAGGCAGAAGAGCAATAGGCTAAGCGCTAGGATAATAGGAGCAATTAACGCCACTGGAGATTTTATACTGAATATGGATTCAGATCAATTTTTAGCTAAAGGCACTTTAGAGAGAGCGTTAAAGACTGAGAAGAGGATTACGGTGCTTGAGGAGGTCAGTGTTGGGCATGGAGTAATAGCTAAACTTAATAAACTAGATAAAGAGATCGTTCATAGACACTGGAAAGAGAACTTGGATCCAATTACTGGAGCAATAAAACCAAGGTTTTACGAAAAAGCTCTGTTATTGCAAGTTTATAAAAAAATTGACAGTCTAGCGGATAAGCTAACCATGTATGAGGATGCGATAGTATATTATGAGGCATTTAGACTTTCTAACAGTAGCATACATGATATAGGGTATGTAGAGAAAGCAATCTATCATTTGGAAGAAGACTCGTTAATTCGCTTCATGAAGAAGTGGTATAAGTACGGGAAAACTGCTAGGTTTTTAAAACAAACAAAATATGACTTCTTTTTAAAGAATAGAGGAGTTAGGAAAGGGAACTTAATGGAAAAAATTGGGCTTTTACCTTTAACCTTGATAAAGGGAATTCCTTACTTTCTAGGATTATACCTTTCTTGA
- a CDS encoding glycosyltransferase, with protein sequence MAVEEARRLGKLLVLRESFHDYYLKDVDVEVVRRGHGKLTPLFWAVASIYAKDRGKEATVDLDLLLTKWREIEPPALYHDQFAGIMGYLNKVFRGQDYALYIHETNLRSNGVKFLFPRMLDKEVISKAKVVFTNSKYNQQVLKEHGFSSVVVYPGCYPVEQLGNEREPIILAVSMWDKGRKPWWYGEVAKRLRGGKLVMAGSWAVPEEMEKFKRDYPDAIVTGRLKEEELRELYAKASIILRFGFNELGPGMGVIEGICNGLIPVVNNGIGSKELITNDVNGYVVRDYEEAAEKINYLFENQERLTKMREELISLSKELSWDNHAKKIREELERVGML encoded by the coding sequence ATGGCTGTTGAAGAGGCAAGAAGGCTCGGCAAACTACTCGTTTTAAGGGAGAGCTTTCACGATTACTACCTTAAAGACGTTGACGTTGAAGTAGTTAGAAGAGGGCACGGTAAATTAACACCGTTATTCTGGGCTGTAGCGTCAATTTATGCAAAGGATAGGGGAAAGGAAGCTACCGTTGACCTAGATTTATTGCTAACTAAGTGGAGGGAAATTGAACCACCAGCCCTCTATCACGATCAATTCGCCGGAATCATGGGATACCTGAACAAGGTATTTAGGGGGCAAGACTATGCTCTTTACATTCATGAAACAAATTTAAGGTCAAATGGTGTGAAGTTCCTTTTTCCCAGAATGTTAGACAAGGAAGTAATATCTAAAGCTAAGGTGGTCTTTACTAATAGTAAGTATAATCAGCAAGTGTTGAAGGAACACGGCTTTTCTTCTGTTGTAGTTTACCCTGGATGTTATCCTGTTGAACAACTAGGGAATGAGAGGGAACCGATTATTCTAGCAGTCTCTATGTGGGATAAGGGAAGAAAGCCTTGGTGGTATGGGGAAGTTGCAAAAAGGTTAAGGGGAGGGAAACTAGTCATGGCTGGTTCTTGGGCAGTGCCAGAGGAGATGGAGAAGTTTAAAAGGGATTATCCTGATGCTATCGTAACGGGTAGGTTGAAAGAAGAGGAGTTAAGAGAACTCTATGCTAAGGCTTCAATAATCTTACGTTTCGGATTTAATGAACTAGGACCAGGGATGGGAGTAATAGAAGGGATATGCAATGGTTTAATCCCTGTGGTAAACAATGGTATAGGGTCGAAAGAGCTCATAACCAACGACGTAAATGGTTACGTTGTGAGGGATTACGAGGAAGCTGCTGAGAAGATAAACTATTTGTTTGAGAATCAAGAGAGGCTAACCAAAATGAGAGAAGAGTTGATAAGCTTATCGAAGGAGCTCTCCTGGGACAATCACGCTAAGAAGATAAGGGAGGAGTTGGAGAGAGTCGGCATGCTATAA
- a CDS encoding FkbM family methyltransferase, translating into MELLKYDNIKLVVNKEEAFIYYATFIAGEYSFLKIGRDDVVLDAGASIGDFTVIASRMAKRVIAIEPNPNYLKLLEENLKLNNVNNVEILPFAIGSTEGKTKFKLDGVTSSLAEEGVEVEVKPLDSLVSYADVIKMDIEGAEKYAVKSSVVRNAREIVMELHGNDNVEFIPRYLRELGFKVKEITFRDLLKNALRNSILHLPSLIDAELKTNFYATRAFLRKRGASTPSVSQNEYKLIYAFKLHE; encoded by the coding sequence ATGGAATTACTTAAGTATGATAATATAAAGTTGGTAGTAAACAAGGAGGAAGCGTTTATCTATTACGCTACATTTATTGCTGGCGAATATTCGTTTTTAAAGATAGGAAGAGATGACGTAGTTTTAGACGCTGGTGCCTCAATAGGGGATTTCACTGTTATAGCCTCAAGGATGGCTAAAAGAGTTATAGCGATAGAGCCTAATCCCAACTATCTGAAACTCTTAGAAGAAAACTTAAAGCTAAACAACGTAAATAACGTTGAAATCTTACCGTTTGCAATTGGTAGTACTGAAGGGAAGACGAAATTTAAATTAGACGGTGTAACTTCTTCTCTAGCTGAAGAAGGCGTAGAGGTTGAGGTTAAACCTTTAGACTCCCTTGTATCTTACGCTGATGTGATAAAGATGGATATAGAAGGTGCTGAGAAATACGCGGTAAAGAGCTCTGTTGTTAGAAACGCTAGGGAGATAGTCATGGAGCTCCACGGGAATGATAACGTTGAGTTTATCCCTCGATACTTAAGGGAACTGGGCTTCAAGGTAAAGGAAATCACCTTCAGAGACCTCTTAAAGAACGCATTAAGGAACTCTATTCTCCATCTACCTAGCCTTATAGACGCTGAGCTCAAAACTAACTTTTACGCTACTAGAGCTTTTCTAAGGAAGAGGGGGGCATCTACTCCTTCGGTGTCCCAGAATGAATATAAGCTAATTTATGCATTTAAGTTACATGAGTAA
- a CDS encoding FkbM family methyltransferase produces MSAKYANKVIAVEPNPLAYQALQKNVKLNGFSNVRSVNMAAWSSSGKARLYLSSSHVVSTLKYDMMNEYIYDNSIEVETITLDQLLSQELEINLLKIDVEGAEVEALKGSNEVLNKTKRIIVEVRKGQTDKEVLDILGKHNFKVIAIDDFGHFMNLIAEKDRGS; encoded by the coding sequence ATATCAGCTAAATACGCTAATAAGGTAATAGCAGTAGAACCAAATCCCTTAGCTTATCAAGCTTTGCAAAAGAACGTGAAACTGAATGGCTTCTCTAACGTTAGAAGTGTTAACATGGCAGCATGGAGCTCTTCAGGGAAGGCTAGACTATACCTTAGCAGTTCTCATGTAGTTTCTACCCTTAAATACGATATGATGAATGAGTACATTTATGATAATTCCATTGAGGTAGAGACCATTACCCTAGACCAGTTATTAAGTCAAGAGCTTGAAATTAACTTGCTGAAGATTGACGTAGAGGGAGCTGAAGTTGAAGCTCTGAAAGGAAGCAATGAGGTCTTAAATAAAACCAAGAGGATCATAGTGGAGGTAAGGAAAGGGCAGACTGACAAGGAAGTTCTTGACATATTAGGCAAGCATAATTTCAAAGTGATAGCTATAGATGATTTTGGACACTTTATGAATTTAATTGCTGAGAAGGATAGAGGTTCATAA
- a CDS encoding transposase yields MIEYNTSRFCAYHNANVTRRPRGVVNCPFGHKLHSDVNGALNIVKLGVKKIVNALKKPFSFLFTSRSNSHKGE; encoded by the coding sequence GTGATTGAGTATAATACTTCGCGTTTTTGCGCTTACCATAACGCAAATGTAACGAGAAGGCCTAGGGGAGTCGTAAACTGTCCTTTTGGCCATAAGCTTCACAGCGACGTCAACGGAGCGTTAAACATTGTGAAACTAGGAGTTAAGAAGATTGTTAACGCGTTGAAGAAGCCTTTTTCTTTTCTCTTCACATCACGGAGTAACTCCCATAAAGGGGAGTAA
- a CDS encoding ATP-binding protein: MKVAINELKKNGINGIYLNLRGVKTLRSLLSLLVLEINRNKPFNLVSVNFTIGPLGIEVRKGKLNVKKGLLELLLSVNQDFAIGLDEVQELSAVTKPLLDVLGNVFMSNPKVRFIFSGSYVGLVKALLNPKEGSPLLGRPPVEIKLKAFDRKSSVEFLKAGMTEANVDFEESKAEEVVNRLDGVVGWLTLFGNNYAIRKLGFEESLKSTVEEGKKIMLEELNHFLEGRNRELYLATLSSIKIAKRWKDIKFATSVKLRRDIDDKELSSVLEALVNYNFVEKMEGEYVITDPVIREIEF; this comes from the coding sequence ATGAAAGTTGCAATCAATGAACTGAAAAAGAATGGAATTAATGGGATTTATTTAAACTTAAGAGGTGTAAAAACACTAAGGAGCCTACTATCACTATTAGTATTGGAGATAAATAGGAATAAACCATTCAACCTGGTAAGCGTAAACTTTACTATAGGTCCCTTAGGTATAGAAGTGAGGAAAGGTAAATTAAATGTTAAAAAAGGCTTGTTAGAGCTACTTCTTTCCGTAAACCAGGACTTTGCCATAGGACTAGATGAGGTACAAGAGCTTTCCGCAGTCACTAAGCCATTATTAGATGTATTAGGAAATGTGTTCATGAGTAATCCAAAGGTCCGGTTTATCTTTTCTGGGTCTTACGTTGGTTTAGTTAAGGCTTTATTAAATCCAAAGGAAGGTTCCCCCTTATTAGGTAGACCACCAGTTGAAATAAAGCTAAAGGCGTTTGACAGAAAGTCGTCTGTTGAGTTTCTAAAGGCTGGAATGACAGAGGCAAACGTTGACTTTGAGGAAAGTAAGGCTGAGGAAGTAGTTAACCGACTAGATGGAGTAGTGGGTTGGTTGACACTCTTCGGTAACAATTACGCGATAAGGAAGTTAGGCTTTGAAGAATCATTAAAGAGTACTGTGGAAGAGGGTAAGAAGATAATGTTAGAGGAGCTAAACCACTTTCTAGAGGGAAGGAATAGGGAGTTATACTTGGCTACTCTATCATCTATCAAAATAGCTAAGAGGTGGAAAGACATTAAGTTTGCCACGTCTGTTAAGTTGAGGAGAGATATTGATGATAAGGAACTAAGTTCAGTACTAGAGGCTTTAGTAAATTATAACTTTGTAGAGAAAATGGAGGGAGAATACGTGATAACAGACCCTGTCATTAGAGAAATAGAGTTTTAA
- a CDS encoding ATP-binding protein: MDMRKYEEMNYISFKDFILDLQKEINSLTKKFPSLIDFLKRIEGVSILGNEVKLHWGRGNRVKFSSLLELLDEWADDKVIVALDEAQELINLRGTNLLFSFSYSFDNLRKVKIILTSSKMGLLYRYLKIDDPDSPLHGRAMNRVELNPFDREKSKEFLERGFKEVGISFNEYDKIYEELGGVPGWQTYFGYYYQSRDYDKALELTLHTAEKLIRKEFENFLKSRMIAKKRYITQ, from the coding sequence ATAGATATGAGAAAATATGAAGAGATGAATTATATATCATTCAAGGATTTCATACTTGACCTTCAAAAAGAAATAAATAGTTTAACTAAAAAATTTCCCTCACTAATAGACTTCCTCAAACGAATAGAGGGTGTTAGCATATTAGGTAATGAAGTAAAGTTACATTGGGGGAGAGGTAATAGGGTCAAATTTTCCTCATTACTAGAATTACTTGACGAGTGGGCTGATGATAAAGTTATTGTAGCTTTAGACGAGGCTCAAGAACTAATTAACTTAAGGGGAACAAATTTACTATTCTCTTTCTCATACTCTTTCGATAATTTGAGGAAAGTCAAGATTATATTAACAAGCTCAAAGATGGGCTTATTATATAGATACTTAAAAATAGACGACCCAGACTCTCCTTTGCATGGGAGGGCAATGAATAGAGTAGAATTAAATCCCTTTGATAGAGAGAAAAGCAAGGAATTTTTAGAGAGAGGATTTAAAGAAGTTGGAATCAGTTTTAATGAATATGATAAAATTTATGAAGAATTGGGAGGAGTACCAGGTTGGCAAACTTACTTCGGATATTATTATCAGAGCAGGGACTACGATAAGGCTTTAGAATTGACTTTACATACTGCAGAAAAATTAATTAGAAAGGAATTTGAGAACTTCTTGAAAAGTAGAATGATAGCTAAGAAAAGATATATAACACAATAA
- a CDS encoding transposase, whose product MNKLHEYGVKTYLVVEYNTSRLCAFHNVKVDRNPSGVVNFTATLAER is encoded by the coding sequence GTGAACAAACTCCACGAGTACGGCGTAAAGACGTACCTAGTTGTTGAGTACAATACTTCGCGGCTCTGCGCTTTCCATAACGTTAAGGTTGACAGAAATCCCAGTGGTGTCGTTAACTTCACAGCGACGTTAGCGGAGCGTTAA
- a CDS encoding transposase — MNKLHEYGVKTYLVVEYNTSRLCAYHNVKVDRNPSGVVNFTATLAER, encoded by the coding sequence GTGAACAAACTCCACGAGTACGGCGTAAAGACGTACCTAGTTGTTGAGTACAATACTTCGCGGCTCTGCGCTTACCATAACGTTAAGGTTGACAGAAATCCCAGTGGTGTCGTAAACTTCACAGCGACGTTAGCGGAGCGTTAA
- a CDS encoding transposase, with product MDLGVNALATVVVEDGTSILPWFSS from the coding sequence ATTGACCTTGGCGTAAACGCGTTGGCTACTGTCGTGGTTGAGGACGGTACTTCTATTTTACCGTGGTTCAGCAGTTAA
- the trxB gene encoding thioredoxin-disulfide reductase, with amino-acid sequence MSLLPKSFNVNLDQIFDTVIIGLGPAAYSAALYAGRYMLKTLVIGETPGGQLTEAGEVDDYLGLIGVQAQDMIKLFNAHIEKYNIPAIIDTVESFRREGDIYVVKTKRKGEIKARTVIVAIGVKRRKLNVPGEDRFTGRGVSYCSVCDAPLFKNRVVAVVGGGDSALEGAELLSRYATKVYLIHRRDQFRAQPVYVETVKAKPNVEIIVNSTVTEIKGDKLVRQITVKNLKTGETKDIDVNGIFIEIGFEPPVEFAKVNSLETDQNGYIKVDEWGRTNLPGVFAAGDCTSTWLGFRQVVTAVAQGAVAARSAYTYLNERKVR; translated from the coding sequence ATGAGCCTTTTACCAAAGTCATTTAACGTGAACTTGGATCAGATCTTTGACACAGTTATAATTGGCCTCGGACCCGCAGCTTACAGCGCTGCTCTTTACGCAGGCAGGTACATGCTTAAGACCTTGGTTATAGGGGAGACTCCAGGAGGTCAGCTCACTGAGGCAGGGGAAGTAGACGATTACCTGGGACTAATCGGCGTACAAGCGCAGGACATGATAAAGTTATTCAACGCTCACATTGAGAAGTACAACATACCCGCGATAATAGACACAGTTGAGTCCTTTAGAAGAGAAGGAGACATTTACGTTGTAAAGACTAAGAGGAAAGGAGAGATCAAAGCGAGAACAGTCATAGTTGCTATAGGCGTAAAGAGGAGGAAGCTTAACGTACCTGGCGAAGACAGGTTCACAGGGAGAGGAGTTTCCTACTGTTCCGTATGCGACGCCCCCCTCTTCAAGAACAGGGTAGTGGCAGTCGTGGGAGGAGGCGACTCAGCCCTAGAGGGCGCCGAGCTCCTTTCGAGGTACGCCACTAAAGTGTACCTCATACATAGGAGAGACCAGTTTAGGGCCCAGCCAGTTTACGTGGAGACGGTGAAGGCTAAGCCCAACGTCGAAATAATCGTGAACTCCACCGTGACCGAGATCAAGGGCGACAAACTCGTTAGGCAGATAACCGTGAAGAACCTAAAGACAGGTGAGACCAAGGACATAGACGTCAACGGGATATTCATTGAGATAGGCTTCGAGCCCCCCGTTGAGTTCGCCAAGGTCAATTCCTTGGAGACGGACCAGAACGGGTACATAAAGGTGGACGAGTGGGGGAGGACTAACTTGCCAGGGGTGTTCGCGGCTGGGGATTGTACTTCTACTTGGCTTGGCTTTAGACAAGTGGTAACTGCGGTGGCCCAAGGGGCAGTGGCTGCACGCAGTGCTTACACTTACTTGAACGAAAGAAAGGTAAGGTAA